One window from the genome of Palaemon carinicauda isolate YSFRI2023 chromosome 24, ASM3689809v2, whole genome shotgun sequence encodes:
- the LOC137617989 gene encoding uncharacterized protein translates to MLNKIERLQDENFEHEGLIESLARQVEFLTGELDGKHSAMLKIESLKYDLEREREELLEEIGRLRDMNEDLARINSDIKKENNDKDGDIEKLKDEVADKEWKINHIENLLDAQAFKKDIRETKIKFSRTALPLLSNASRYKRTIGIRRMCGGDMER, encoded by the exons ATGCTGAACAAGATAGAAAGATTACAAGATGAGAACTTTGAACACGAAGGTCTAATTGAAAGTTTGGCAAGACAAGTGGAATTTCTCACAGGAGAACTGGATGGCAAGCATTCAGCTATGTTGAAAATAGAAAGCCTAAAATATGATTTAGAGAGGGAAAGGGAGGAACTTTTAGAGGAAATAGGGAGACTCCGAGATATGAATGAAGACCTAGCAAGAATAAATAGCGACattaaaaaggaaaacaatgaTAAAGACGGTGACATTGAAAAGCTAAAGGATGAGGTTGCCGACAAAGAATGGAAAATTAATCACATTGAAAATCTGCTGGATGCTCAGGCCTTCAAAAAGGATATTAGG GAGACGAAGATAAAGTTTAGCAGAACAGCTCTGCCACTCTTGTCAAATGCTTCGAGATATAAACGCACAATTGGTATAAGACGGATGTGTGGGGGTGACATGGAGAGATAA